Proteins found in one Lachancea thermotolerans CBS 6340 chromosome C complete sequence genomic segment:
- the LSM4 gene encoding U6 snRNA complex subunit LSM4 (weakly similar to uniprot|P40070 Saccharomyces cerevisiae YER112W LSM4 component of small nuclear ribonucleoprotein complexes involved in RNA processing, splicing, and decay) produces MLPLYLLTNAKGQQLVIELKNGETIVGQLTNVDNWMNLTLTDVTHTSASDTVKLSEIYVRGNFIKYIKLQDDVIEKVKQSNAQQQSQGHHQGRDFRRRQGGGRRDGDKRFHSGNPRRGDGRDSYHNNGGNRRFNNNYNRAEGGNSGNNAMGGFVRHHQTSAQPGTFLGGQGQQNA; encoded by the coding sequence ATGCTTCCATTATACCTGTTAACTAACGCCAAAGGGCAGCAGCTAGTTATAGAGCTAAAAAATGGCGAAACTATTGTGGGCCAATTAACCAATGTCGACAACTGGATGAACTTGACGCTAACGGACGTCACACATACATCAGCAAGCGACACTGTCAAGCTATCGGAAATCTATGTTAGAGGgaacttcatcaagtacATCAAGCTTCAGGATGATGTGattgaaaaagtcaagcAGTCTAATGCGCAGCAGCAATCCCAAGGTCATCACCAGGGCAGAGATTTCAGACGTAGACAAggcggaggaagaagagacgGCGACAAGAGATTCCATTCTGGTAACCCTCGGAGAGGTGACGGCAGAGACTCATACCATAATAATGGTGGAAACCGTCGTTTTAACAACAACTACAACAGAGCAGAGGGCGGAAATTCGGGAAACAACGCAATGGGCGGGTTTGTTAGACACCACCAGACTTCAGCGCAGCCCGGCACATTTTTAGGAGGGCAGGGTCAGCAGAACGCGTAG
- the KAP123 gene encoding karyopherin KAP123 (highly similar to uniprot|P40069 Saccharomyces cerevisiae YER110C KAP123 Karyopherin beta mediates nuclear import of ribosomal proteins prior to assembly into ribosomes and import of histones H3 and H4 localizes to the nuclear pore nucleus and cytoplasm exhibits genetic interactions with RAI1): protein MDQQFVSQLEQLLNAVLQPSNGSLKEATKTLQTQFYTQPAALPALLHILQSGSNDGLKQLAGVEARKLVPTQWTSIDAGVQAEIKTSLLSSAFSEPTEIVRHANARAIAAIGGEELDEKKWPELVPSLIQAASGNDSKITETAVFILLSLLDNMSPELNLYISDFLNLFSVTMGEGASLESRSLSAQALNQVSNLIEEEGEINPEYAAKFAALIPAVVNVLEAVIKADDTTNTKLIFNCLNDFLLLDSQLTGNSVVDLIKLSLQIAVNKEVDEEVRVFAVQFATSALSFRKSKIIQAKMGLEITMAALSVASEEIDVEDELNNEDEAGENEENTPSLTAIRLLAFASSELPPSQVAVPIVEHLPAMLQSSNPFERRAILLAISVAVSGSPDYILSQLDKIIPATIAGLKDNHPVVQLAALKCISQLTTDLQDEVAKFHEEYLPLIMGTIDSAKNVVIYKYSTIALDGLLEFTAYEAISKYLEPLMNKLFHMLDTNTSSKLRAAIVSAIGSAAFAAGSAFLPYFKTSVQYLQQFIQNSGQIEGMSEDDLELRALTFENISTMGRAVRSEAFHEFAEPLLNSSYEAIKTDSARLRESGYAFIANMAKVYGKDFAPFLATILPEIFKTLEQKEYQFNIDEEADDLAELEADDLQQKFSVNTGISYEKEVAAAALSELAVATKESFLEYVEQSLKVLNEQVEESYGLRETALHTIWNIAKAILLTASAKEEDFPVGVPAGSYVDNNVLAVIQSIRSTSLDNLTEEFETSMVITILEDFAEMIRKFGPIVIIDNGDSSSLERLCVEVMNLLKGSHACQTIDYEEDVPKDEDFDASETEAALLDCALEVLVSSSYALGGDFAKVFENFKPVVLNLFQSKSKNKRSAAVGAVSEIAEGLKEHNPFVQELLEALIVRLTSDKSLEVRGNAAYGVGLLCKYASFDVSAIYEPVLRAMYELLSTADQKALTAEDDEATREIVDRAFANATGCVARMTLKNESLVPLEHTLPALLGHLPLNTGYEEYGPIFELIMKLYQSNNNLIVNETPRVIDFFEAVFTKEAERVRLEQESTLGREENMDRMKQFQSPEVQTKVIDLLKYLNTTFSGVVSQKPVLAQVIA, encoded by the coding sequence ATGGACCAACAGTTCGTTTCTCAATTGGAGCAGCTGCTTAACGCTGTCCTCCAACCTAGCAACGGCTCTCTGAAGGAGGCCACTAAGACCTTACAGACTCAGTTTTACACACAGCCTGCTGCGCTGCCTGCGTTGCTGCACATCTTGCAGAGCGGATCGAACGATGGGTTGAAGCAACTAGCAGGCGTGGAAGCCAGGAAGTTAGTTCCTACACAATGGACATCAATTGATGCTGGTGTCCAAGCTGAAATCAAGACCTCTCTTTTAAGCAGCGCGTTTTCAGAGCCCACAGAAATCGTGCGCCACGCCAATGCTAGAGCCATCGCCGCGATCGGCGGGGAGGAGCTAGACGAAAAAAAGTGGCCCGAACTGGTGCCCAGCTTGattcaagcagcttctggtAATGATTCAAAAATCACCGAAACTGCGGTTTTCATTTTGCTCTCCTTGCTAGATAACATGAGCCCCGAGTTGAACCTTTACATCAgtgactttttgaatctCTTCTCAGTTACCATGGGCGAAGGCGCCAGCTTAGAATCAAGATCACTATCTGCCCAGGCTCTTAACCAGGTCTCCAATTTGATTGAGGAGGAAGGTGAGATTAACCCAGAGTATGCGGCGAAGTTTGCTGCTCTGATTCCAGCTGTTGTTAATGTCTTGGAGGCTGTCATTAAAGCTGACGACACCACCAACACTAAGCTGATCTTCAACTGCCTCAATGACTTTTTGCTCTTGGACTCTCAACTCACAGGTAACAGCGTTGTAGACTTGATTAAGCTTTCATTGCAAATCGCTGTCAACAAGGAAGTTGACGAGGAGGTTAGGGTGTTTGCTGTTCAATTCGCGACTTCAGCGCTGTCCTTTAGAAAGTCGAAGATCATTCAAGCGAAGATGGGCTTGGAAATTACAATGGCAGCTCTGAGTGTGGCTTCCGAGGAGATTGATGTTGAGGATGAGCTAAAcaatgaagatgaagctggAGAGAACGAAGAGAATACGCCATCTCTTACTGCTATCAGACTTTTGGCTTTCGCTTCTTCAGAACTCCCTCCTTCTCAGGTGGCTGTTCCTATCGTCGAGCACTTGCCTGCTATGCTTCAATCCTCCAACCCATTCGAGAGAAGAGCTATTCTTTTGGCTATTTCTGTTGCTGTCTCCGGCTCTCCTGACTATATCCTTTCTCAGTTGGACAAGATCATTCCTGCTACAATTGCTGGTTTGAAAGACAACCATCCTGTTGTTCAGCTGGCAGCTTTGAAATGTATCTCTCAGTTGACCACCGACCTGCAAGACGAAGTCGCTAAGTTCCATGAAGAATACTTGCCATTGATCATGGGTACGATTGACTCTGCGAAGAACGTCGTGATCTACAAATATTCCACTATCGCTCTAGATGGTTTGCTTGAATTCACTGCTTACGAGGCCATCTCTAAGTACTTGGAGCCTCTCATGAACAAACTCTTCCATATGTTGGACACTAATACTTCTTCTAAACTAAGGGCTGCTATTGTGTCTGCTATTGGATCCGCTGCCTTTGCCGCCGGCTCTGCTTTCCTACCATACTTCAAGACCTCTGTACAGTACTTGCAACAATTTATCCAAAACTCAGGACAAATTGAAGGTATGTCTGAAGATGACTTAGAACTGAGGGCATTGacctttgaaaacatttcCACCATGGGAAGGGCTGTAAGGTCGGAGGCTTTCCATGAGTTTGCCGAACCGTTGCTCAACTCTTCTTATGAGGCCATCAAGACCGATTCCGCTAGATTGAGAGAGTCTGGTTACGCGTTCATTGCAAACATGGCCAAGGTTTATGGAAAGGACTTTGCCCCATTTTTGGCTACTATTCTTCCCGAAATCTTCAAGACTTTGGAACAGAAAGAATACCAGTTTAACATcgatgaagaggctgaCGACTTGGCTGAACTCGAGGCCGACGATTTGCAGCAAAAATTCTCTGTCAACACAGGTATTTCTTACGAGAAGGAAGTTGCAGCGGCTGCCTTGTCAGAATTGGCCGTGGCTACAAaggaaagcttcttggaataTGTTGAGCAGTCTTTGAAGGTTCTAAATGAGCAGGTCGAAGAATCATACGGCCTAAGAGAAACCGCTTTACACACCATTTGGAACATCGCCAAAGCCATTTTGCTCACTGCCAGCGCTAAGGAAGAAGATTTCCCAGTGGGAGTTCCGGCGGGATCTTATGTTGACAACAACGTTCTTGCGGtcattcaaagcatcaGGTCTACTTCATTGGACAACCTCACTGAGGAGTTCGAGACTTCCATGGTCATCACCATCTTAGAGGACTTTGCTGAGATGATTAGGAAGTTTGGCCCTATTGTGATAATAGACAATGGTGACTCCTCATCTCTAGAGAGGCTATGCGTTGAGGTAATGAACTTGCTGAAGGGCAGCCACGCATGTCAAACAATTGACTACGAGGAGGATGTTCCAAAAGACGAGGACTTTGACGCATCTGAGACGGAAGCCGCACTCTTGGACTGTGCTCTTGAGGTGTTGGTGAGTTCGTCGTATGCTCTTGGCGGAGATTTCGCAAAAgttttcgagaactttAAGCCAGTTGTTTTGAACCTGTTCCAATCGAAGTCGAAGAACAAGAGGTCAGCAGCAGTTGGTGCGGTCTCTGAAATCGCAGAGGGACTAAAGGAACACAACCCATTTGTTCAAGAGTTGCTTGAAGCCCTCATTGTGAGACTGACAAGCGACAAGTCACTTGAAGTTAGGGGTAACGCTGCCTATGGTGTTGGTCTGCTCTGCAAGTATGCCTCGTTCGATGTTTCTGCCATCTACGAACCTGTTCTGAGAGCCATGTATGAGCTTCTCAGTACGGCTGACCAGAAGGCGCTCACAGCTGAGGATGACGAAGCTACTAGGGAGATTGTTGACAGAGCTTTTGCTAACGCCACTGGTTGTGTGGCCAGGATGACCTTGAAGAATGAGTCATTGGTCCCTCTGGAGCACACACTACCTGCTCTCCTGGGCCACCTGCCACTCAATACCGGTTACGAGGAGTACGGCCCTATTTTCGAGCTGATCATGAAACTCTACCAatccaacaacaacttgaTTGTTAATGAGACCCCAAGGGTGATCGACTTTTTCGAGGCGGTGTTCACTAAGGAGGCCGAGAGGGTCAGACTTGAGCAAGAGTCGACTCTTGGCAGAGAAGAGAACATGGACAGAATGAAGCAGTTCCAATCCCCTGAAGTGCAAACAAAGGTGATTGACCTGCTCAAATACTTGAACACTACATTCAGCGGCGTTGTATCCCAGAAGCCTGTTCTCGCCCAAGTCATTGCCTAA
- the TMN3 gene encoding Tmn3p (similar to uniprot|P40071 Saccharomyces cerevisiae YER113C Hypothetical ORF), translating into MRLKAKSGLVLAIAVVLLWSVWQSQSLRARRPREYLPPRETGWIKPNVYKRGDKVDLTVNKVESEITNLPYGYYDLRFVCPPSETKKPLHLSLDEVIRGDRKWESDYNLEFGVGQDCERLCDRKTMPDGLRQADRLIRENYMVHWLIDGDLPAATTFASTRSGKKFYTAGFPLGRVDHETDKTHLHNHLMLVIRYQAFDFNRYAIVGFEVYPRSVSDYQCPGASKSFEPYVINTEETEVTYIPFTYSVYWREESNIDWSHRWNLFFDGGSMLPNGNVSFFYWISLANSAIVVALMTLFIALIFLKIRADDFVGTLAFEWASQPVYYLTQLNLAASMGIQFLFSIIGSSTISCSLCKVHNIRSWELSTAAICFVLGAYTSSLVGSLLAPGPKMNLGTSVLCGCTLPALALVVVAVFNSVVWIKDSSAALPFGTLLALLTSYFVICLPLSFLGGFSARKLRSAPANGLNYEQSKVPFSFLLSIEYHEYNLLPAGQEKEIPAILSNPFLLTIVTGFPPFVVTCTELLFVYRSLWLQKTNLYSLYGFLLVNFIFLCITVCEVSLVVCYVLMIYTQPGSTDRQASNEGPDIRWSICRSPMTIVKSLKNYMASTARRWKASFSSWRWKAFMAGASVAWYFELYSLYYLIFVLHLRDFSSILLFVCYTSLFNLMCWCAFGALGYLTCLWFLNFVSAPHKSH; encoded by the coding sequence ATGAGACTCAAGGCCAAGAGCGGTCTAGTGCTCGCAATAGCGGTGGTGCTTttgtggagtgtgtggcAGTCACAGAGCCTCAGAGCACGTAGGCCGCGGGAGTACCTGCCGCCGCGGGAGACTGGCTGGATCAAGCCCAACGTGTACAAGAGAGGCGACAAGGTGGACTTGACCGTAAACAAGGTCGAGTCTGAGATAACAAATCTCCCGTACGGATACTATGACCTTCGCTTCGTGTGTCCGCCCTCGGAGACCAAGAAGCCACTGCATCTCTCGCTTGATGAGGTAATACGTGGCGACAGAAAATGGGAGAGCGACTACAACCTGGAGTTTGGCGTGGGCCAAGACTGCGAGCGTCTGTGCGACCGCAAAACCATGCCGGACGGTCTCAGACAAGCCGACCGTCTCATACGGGAGAATTACATGGTGCACTGGTTGATCGACGGTGACCTGCCTGCAGCCACTACTTTTGCATCCACTCGCAGTGGCAAGAAATTTTACACTGCGGGCTTCCCGTTAGGGCGGGTTGACCACGAGACGGACAAGACGCATTTGCACAACCACCTTATGCTGGTCATTCGCTACCAGGCGTTCGACTTCAATAGATACGCTATAGTTGGGTTTGAAGTGTACCCCAGGTCGGTTTCTGATTATCAATGCCCAGGAGcctcaaagagcttcgaGCCGTACGTGATTAACACCGAGGAGACAGAAGTGACTTACATACCGTTCACCTACTCCGTGTACTGGCGCGAAGAGTCGAATATTGACTGGTCGCATCGGTGGAATCTCTTTTTCGATGGAGGCAGCATGTTGCCTAATGGGAACGTGTCATTCTTTTATTGGATTTCTCTGGCCAATAGCGCAATAGTTGTTGCATTGATGACTTTATTCATAGCTTTGATTTTTCTAAAGATCAGAGCTGACGACTTTGTAGGCACCTTGGCCTTCGAGTGGGCGTCCCAGCCGGTTTATTACCTAACACAGCTGAACCTTGCCGCTTCCATGGGAATTCAATTCCTGTTCTCCATCATTGGGTCATCTACGATCTCGTGTTCGCTGTGCAAAGTGCACAATATTCGCAGCTGGGAGCTGTCGACTGCTGCTATATGTTTTGTCCTGGGGGCTTACACGTCTTCGCTTGTGGGGTCGTTATTGGCCCCTGGTCCTAAAATGAACCTCGGTACATCCGTTTTGTGCGGATGCACGCTTCCTGCTTTAGCATTGGTCGTTGTTGCTGTCTTTAATAGCGTAGTGTGGATCAAAGACTCTTCAGCTGCGCTACCCTTCGGCACGTTGCTTGCATTGTTGACCTCATACTTCGTAATATGCTTACCCCTATCATTTCTTGGTGGTTTCAGTGCCAGGAAGCTAAGAAGTGCACCAGCCAACGGCCTTAACTATGAACAATCGAAGGTACCATTCTCGTTTCTGTTGAGCATTGAGTATCACGAATACAACCTTCTTCCAGCAGGTCAGGAAAAAGAGATTCCTGCCATTTTATCAAATCCATTCCTGCTTACAATAGTTACCGGTTTCCCACCATTTGTGGTAACCTGTACTGAACTTCTGTTTGTTTACAGATCCCTGTGGTTGCAAAAGACAAATCTCTATTCCCTTTATGGCTTTCTCTTGGTCAACTTCATATTCTTGTGCATTACTGTCTGCGAGGTCTCGCTAGTGGTGTGCTACGTGTTGATGATTTATACACAACCTGGTTCCACGGACAGGCAAGCTTCTAATGAGGGGCCAGATATTAGGTGGAGCATATGTCGGTCCCCGATGACAATAGTGAAGTCTCTTAAGAACTATATGGCATCCACTGCCCGCCGATGGAAAGCATCCTTTTCGAGCTGGAGGTGGAAAGCATTTATGGCCGGAGCCAGCGTTGCATGGTACTTCGAGCTGTATTCCCTGTATTATTTGATATTCGTTCTTCATTTACGCGATTTCTCGTCCATCCTATTGTTTGTGTGTTACACGTCACTTTTTAACCTGATGTGCTGGTGCGCATTTGGTGCGCTTGGTTACCTGACTTGTTTGTGGTTTCTGAACTTCGTTTCAGCCCCACACAAAAGTCATTAA
- the SWI4 gene encoding SBF complex DNA-binding subunit SWI4 (some similarities with uniprot|P25302 Saccharomyces cerevisiae YER111C SWI4 Involved in cell cycle dependent gene expression transcription factor), translating into MDNGTIGAEDGHLMNIDDRLMRPSGEGEIRPVIEIATYAGVDVYECYCRGQESRIVMRRCMDNWVNITQVFKIASFSKTQRTKILEKESNMVKHEKIQGGYGRFQGTWIPLENAHYLVQKYSVSDLVVSTILHFQLDPRNPPMRRSKNSVIKRQSPGTKIQSPSSYNKTPKKGGPGITKKQKKKLMNSFGSTIQTTAVKKAQPQPSPLQNLAFQTPQHQQHHPLHNNSTVIAPDQQTPVQPPSYETTQKPLQFFPYPQQQPAFLTFDSNNPHQQHSAKRSKKLHKNTSSQFQAQHSFRVIKQQFMGQNNNLQAPQTQTMVAVHPHSSHKASHSNGSNGSNGSSIECFSARDDPSPISSRSISPKSRQRQQQVQRVENDQNETHITEDDYKELLLQVLSSDCSANGADSIVLPDELFHPPPELDINFTIDDQGHTTLHWAAAMANIPLLKVILTLPVNILLCNHRGFNTITKACFYNNCYKAGVFPKVLELLKPCIITPDMNGRLPLHYLVELSVNKSKDPVVINYYLDSLLDALAQEDISLLRMCLNYQDNSGNTVLHLAALNLNLELCNKLCYLGSSMDILNLEHETATSILAKFNLVPPTSQQISGPTSDTPVDGVPQQPKQLKLSTPVMTRKKNGSFVQSDEHTIDLTQELSTISSDPTSFVNSSRIKSPKDVNPLPAADPLSVSSTVAKNSKTTPAVPIIKLDRARSSQLLTKQLSHLTTSLTSSVDEEISGLELEKEKTQECIGSIDGSLKHNEVQMQELLQGLSSKEELQNNVSNLTKQVNAQMLRLASSIEKSQALALATLVHEEEDAVTSSSDALQKDPMTSPVRVIGSDLLRLGLQLALLQFGRKCVIEKLARSKSEINSTPKVKKYRKLIGLTIDEIDTKLDDIEKDLRASV; encoded by the coding sequence atggatAATGGTACCATAGGTGCTGAAGATGGTCATTTGATGAATATTGACGACAGGCTTATGAGGCCGAGTGGTGAGGGGGAGATACGGCCAGTGATAGAGATCGCAACGTACGCCGGAGTAGACGTGTATGAATGTTATTGTAGAGGCCAAGAGTCACGCATTGTGATGCGGAGGTGCATGGACAACTGGGTTAACATCACAcaggttttcaaaatcgcGTCTTTCTCGAAAACCCAGAGAACCAAAATCCTCGAGAAAGAATCCAACATGGTCAAGCACGAAAAAATCCAGGGTGGATACGGCCGATTCCAGGGCACATGGATTCCGCTTGAAAATGCCCACTACCTGGTCCAGAAGTATAGTGTGAGCGACTTGGTAGTGTCAACAATACTTCATTTCCAACTAGACCCGAGAAACCCGCCCATGAGGAGGTCCAAAAACTCCGTCATCAAAAGGCAATCGCCAGGCACCAAGATCCAATCCCCATCGAGCTACAACAAAACGCCAAAGAAGGGCGGGCCTGGAAtaacaaagaagcagaagaaaaaactGATGAACTCGTTCGGCTCCACTATCCAGACTACTGCTGTCAAGAAAGCGCAGCCACAACCGAGTCCATTACAGAACCTCGCGTTCCAGACACCGCAGCATCAGCAGCACCATCCCCTGCACAATAACTCCACGGTTATTGCCCCGGATCAACAAACGCCCGTTCAGCCTCCGAGCTATGAAACAACTCAGAAACCGTTACAGTTCTTTCCTTATcctcagcagcagcctgCATTTCTAACTTTTGATTCAAACAACccacatcaacaacataGTGCCAAGAGGTCTAAAAAACTACACAAAAATACTTCGAGTCAATTTCAAGCCCAGCACAGCTTTAGAGTTATTAAGCAACAGTTCATGGGCCAGAACAACAACCTTCAAGCTCCCCAAACCCAAACAATGGTTGCTGTTCATCCTCATTCTTCGCATAAAGCTTCTCATTCTAATGGCTCTAATGGCTCAAATGGGTCCTCAATAGAATGTTTCTCGGCTCGGGATGATCCCTCGCCTATTTCATCTCGCTCTATTTCCCCCAAGTCAAGACAAAGGCAACAGCAAGTTCAGAGAGTTGAAAATGACCAAAATGAAACACATATCACCGAGGATGACTACAAGGAGCTTCTCCTCCAAGTGCTATCGTCAGACTGCTCTGCTAATGGAGCTGATTCTATTGTGTTGCCTGACGAACTTTTCCATCCGCCGCCAGAACTGGACATTAATTTTACAATAGATGACCAGGGACATACAACATTGCACTGGGCAGCAGCAATGGCCAATATTCCTTTGCTTAAAGTTATATTAACACTTCCAGTCAATATTTTACTTTGCAATCATCGAGGCTTCAACACAATAACAAAAGCCTGCTTTTATAACAATTGTTATAAAGCTGGTGTTTTCCCGAAAGTTTTAGAGTTGCTCAAGCCCTGCATCATTACGCCTGATATGAATGGCAGACTGCCGCTTCATTACTTGGTAGAACTGAGTGTCAACAAATCCAAAGATCCGGTGGTGATAAATTATTACCTGGATAGTTTATTAGATGCCTTGGCGCAAGAAGACATATCACTATTGAGAATGTGTCTTAACTACCAAGACAACTCTGGAAATACGGTGCTTCACCTCGCTGCTCTCAACTTGAATTTAGAGCTTTGTAACAAGCTCTGCTATCTGGGTAGCTCCATGgacattttgaacttggagCATGAAACAGCTACGTCAATCCTGGCAAAGTTTAATCTAGTGCCACCCACGTCCCAGCAAATTAGTGGCCCTACAAGTGACACACCAGTTGATGGAGTACCGCAACAGCCCAAGCAATTGAAACTTAGTACTCCAGTCATGACGAGGAAAAAGAACGGCAGCTTTGTACAGAGTGATGAACACACCATAGATCTGACACAGGAGTTGTCTACTATATCAAGTGACCCCACATCCTTTGTCAATTCTTCTAGAATAAAAAGCCCGAAGGATGTCAACCCTTTGCCTGCTGCTGACCCTCTATCTGTCTCCTCTACCGTagcaaaaaattcaaaaactacacCTGCTGTTCCAATCATCAAACTCGATAGGGCTCGCTCTTCGCAACTCCTCACCAAGCAGTTATCCCATTTGACTACATCTTTGACAAGCTCGGTTGACGAAGAAATTAGTGGCttggagcttgaaaaagaaaaaaccCAAGAGTGTATTGGGAGCATAGACGGCTCTCTCAAGCATAATGAAGTCCAAATGCAAGAGCTTCTACAGGGGCTCTCAAGcaaggaagagcttcaaaataatgTATCAAACTTAACAAAACAGGTCAACGCTCAGATGTTGCGTCTCGCCAGTAGTATTGAGAAATCACAAGCATTAGCGCTCGCAACCCTCGTCcatgaggaagaagacgcTGTTACATCTAGTTCTGACGCCCTTCAGAAAGACCCCATGACATCGCCCGTTCGTGTGATTGGCAGCGACTTACTGCGGCTCGGACTGCAATTGGCACTTCTGCAGTTCGGGCGAAAGTGTGTaattgagaagctcgctAGAAGCAAGTCTGAGATTAACTCTACTCCCAAGGTCAAGAAATATCGGAAACTCATTGGGTTAACTATCGATGAGATAGATACAAAGCTTGACGACATTGAAAAGGATCTTCGTGCTAGTGTTTAA
- the ALG3 gene encoding dolichyl-P-Man:Man(5)GlcNAc(2)-PP-dolichol alpha-1,3-mannosyltransferase (similar to uniprot|P38179 Saccharomyces cerevisiae YBL082C RHK1 Dolichol-P-Man dependent alpha(1- 3) mannosyltransferase involved in the synthesis of dolichol-linked oligosaccharide donor for N-linked glycosylation of proteins): MSSSKPAVSSDLSGISNTLDGSTQETGEPEINILKDLKDAINYLIFNPEANHIIMPLVVVIEFLALEWIVAHVEYTEIDYKAYMEQIWAIQAGETDYSAIEGSTGPLVYPAGHVWIYEMLECATSGMDNLKAGQTIFQFLYVATLILQMICYVLVQLPPWCVVLAALSKRLHSIYVLRLFNDCFATFFVVSTVLLLLLSARLQRRFLCLLASFTYAMAVSVKMNALLYLPGVLLSIFQLTGGHLVQTVACLAVVFGWQIFVAMPFLQEYAVQYWAAAFDFKRQFMYYWSVNWQFVDEDVFQDKWFHRTLLASHLIVLLLFAVTRFFQRPIDIQKSLRALLHPFTSVLGQENCPSPSHIAYTLLMSNFVGVIFARSLHYQFLSWYHWTLPVIIHWSGLPMALAVPWYILHEYCWNSYPPNPTSSMLLFSLNTILLVLAFWAAQVRVPRSKKDQ; this comes from the coding sequence ATGAGCAGCTCTAAACCAGCAGTGAGCTCCGATCTCTCCGGAATTAGCAATACGCTGGATGGCTCTACACAAGAGACTGGTGAGCCTGAAATcaatattttgaaagatctCAAGGATGCAATTAATTATCTGATCTTCAACCCCGAAGCCAACCATATCATTATGCCACTAGTAGTGGTGATAGAATTTCTGGCTTTGGAATGGATTGTGGCACACGTGGAATACACGGAGATTGACTACAAAGCGTACATGGAGCAGATCTGGGCGATCCAGGCAGGAGAAACTGATTATTCGGCAATTGAGGGATCTACAGGACCCCTTGTGTACCCTGCAGGGCATGTATGGATTTACGAGATGTTAGAGTGCGCTACTAGCGGCATGGATAACTTGAAAGCCGGTCAAACcattttccagtttttaTATGTGGCAACGTTGATACTCCAGATGATCTGCTACGTTTTGGTACAGCTTCCACCATGGTGCGTTGTACTCGCAGCACTGTCAAAACGGCTGCATTCAATATATGTGTTAAGGCTCTTCAACGACTGCTTTGCCACTTTCTTTGTTGTGTCAACAGTACTTCTCCTACTACTTTCTGCTCGTTTGCAGAGGCGTTTTCTGTGTCTCCTTGCGAGTTTTACCTATGCAATGGCTGTGAGCGTTAAAATGAATGCACTGCTTTATTTGCCTGGGGTTTTGCTTTCCATTTTCCAGCTGACGGGCGGCCATCTTGTTCAGACCGTGGCATGTTTGGCAGTGGTTTTTGGCTGGCAGATTTTTGTGGCTATGCCTTTTCTCCAAGAATACGCCGTGCAGTACTGGGCTGCGGCCTTTGACTTCAAACGCCAGTTCATGTACTATTGGAGTGTCAATTGGCagtttgttgatgaagatgtgTTCCAAGACAAGTGGTTTCACCGCACTCTTCTGGCGAGCCACTTAATAGTGCTGCTTCTGTTCGCAGTAACAAGGTTCTTTCAGCGCCCTATCGATATTCAAAAGTCGTTACGCGCATTACTCCACCCATTCACATCGGTTTTGGGCCAAGAGAATTgtccttctccttctcaTATTGCTTACACGTTGCTGATGTCTAACTTCGTAGGCGTCATCTTCGCGCGCTCCTTGCACTATCAGTTTCTTTCGTGGTACCACTGGACCCTGCCTGTAATCATCCACTGGAGTGGTCTCCCTATGGCACTTGCTGTCCCATGGTATATTTTGCATGAATACTGCTGGAATAGCTACCCTCCCAACCCAACTTCTAGTATGCTACTGTTCTCTCTGAATACTATTTTGCTCGTTCTTGCATTTTGGGCTGCTCAGGTACGCGTTCCGCGCTCTAAGAAAGATCAGTAA